In a single window of the Terriglobia bacterium genome:
- a CDS encoding type II secretion system GspH family protein, whose product MVSSRNAGSPPVLSTTTHPGRSQSGFALASLMIFATFLLIAIAVALPDLKTQSKREKELEMQFRAVQYLRAIQAYNRKFPNQWPTSVDALMNTNNVRFLRKKWKDPLTKDGEWRFIHLGPNGAVLDSQLTVAAPSAPSATGTSVAAGTQSITNRPSGPGTFSLGAGTTSAGSGASSLSATQLSNLPIVGVASQSTEQALMECGGYDHYNEMEYIALPGGRLGGSGCYLGVSVALLVPLGQAPGQPVPGTTSVPGQTPPGAVTSPPGSSAPPSSQPRPTSPGMTPFGTPPTRKK is encoded by the coding sequence ATGGTGAGCAGTCGAAATGCGGGGTCTCCTCCCGTCCTTTCCACGACAACACATCCCGGCCGTTCCCAATCGGGATTCGCCCTCGCCTCATTGATGATATTCGCCACATTCTTATTGATCGCGATTGCTGTCGCCCTGCCGGATTTGAAAACCCAATCCAAACGCGAGAAAGAACTCGAAATGCAGTTTCGCGCCGTGCAATACCTGCGCGCCATCCAGGCGTATAACCGGAAATTCCCCAATCAATGGCCGACCTCCGTGGATGCGCTCATGAACACAAACAACGTCCGGTTTCTGCGCAAAAAATGGAAGGATCCGCTGACCAAGGATGGCGAATGGCGTTTCATTCACTTGGGACCGAATGGCGCGGTGCTCGACTCCCAGCTTACCGTGGCTGCTCCGAGCGCCCCCTCTGCAACGGGAACCTCGGTGGCCGCAGGCACACAGTCCATTACGAACAGGCCCTCGGGGCCGGGGACGTTCTCACTCGGGGCGGGGACGACCTCCGCCGGATCCGGGGCTTCCTCCCTGAGCGCCACACAGCTCTCCAATCTTCCCATCGTCGGAGTCGCCAGCCAGTCTACAGAACAGGCCCTCATGGAATGCGGAGGATATGATCATTACAACGAGATGGAGTATATCGCCCTGCCGGGCGGACGACTGGGCGGCTCGGGCTGCTATCTGGGAGTGTCCGTGGCCTTGCTGGTGCCCCTCGGTCAGGCTCCAGGCCAGCCGGTACCGGGGACAACCTCCGTCCCGGGCCAGACCCCCCCGGGAGCAGTGACGTCCCCTCCCGGATCCAGTGCGCCACCGTCCTCCCAGCCCAGACCCACGAGCCCCGGGATGACCCCGTTCGGAACCCCTCCCACCCGGAAGAAATAA
- a CDS encoding lytic transglycosylase domain-containing protein, which produces MPLPPLPLPSYAAPYHKLIVEASKRTGLHEMLIATVIEAESNFDRYAVSRKGARGLMQLTPQTASDLGVHSIYDPKENILAGARYLRDLLTQFKNDLSLALAAYNAGPDKVLSYKGIPPFRETQDYVRKVVSRFARRRETVPAP; this is translated from the coding sequence ATGCCACTCCCGCCTCTCCCCCTGCCATCCTATGCGGCGCCCTACCACAAACTGATTGTGGAGGCTTCCAAACGGACGGGGCTTCACGAGATGTTGATTGCAACGGTCATTGAGGCGGAATCAAACTTCGATCGTTATGCGGTCTCGCGCAAGGGCGCCCGGGGTTTGATGCAGTTGACGCCACAGACCGCCAGCGACCTCGGTGTGCACTCCATTTACGATCCCAAAGAAAATATCCTGGCCGGGGCGCGCTATCTTCGGGACTTGCTGACACAATTCAAAAACGATCTCAGCCTGGCCCTCGCCGCCTATAACGCGGGGCCTGACAAGGTTCTCTCCTACAAAGGCATCCCTCCCTTCCGGGAAACCCAGGACTACGTTCGAAAGGTCGTGTCACGATTCGCACGCCGAAGAGAGACCGTTCCCGCCCCGTGA
- the pilO gene encoding type 4a pilus biogenesis protein PilO, with amino-acid sequence MAQTKRKSFHWWLLGLGGGLLVLDVLFYFAVLAPTRRVYASRETEHQSVMKMLTEKKKDVARLDAIQAHLKNASGEESLRFQQYLWSVDDGFSALIQFLNDTTRQTGVRKDRTSFKSSQETGSGLLEVQVGLPVEGTYPDIVKFINAVERGNHILIIDSIGLRSGQDNPNLVRLDLSILTYMKTI; translated from the coding sequence ATGGCGCAAACCAAGAGAAAATCATTTCATTGGTGGTTGCTCGGATTGGGAGGGGGACTCCTGGTTCTTGACGTGCTCTTCTACTTTGCGGTGCTGGCACCGACGCGACGGGTGTATGCCTCCCGCGAAACTGAGCATCAAAGCGTCATGAAGATGTTGACGGAGAAGAAGAAAGATGTTGCCCGGTTGGATGCCATTCAAGCACATCTGAAGAACGCCTCCGGTGAGGAATCGCTGCGCTTTCAACAATATCTGTGGAGTGTCGATGACGGGTTTTCTGCTCTCATCCAATTTCTCAACGACACGACAAGACAGACCGGAGTGAGAAAAGATCGAACCAGTTTCAAGTCCTCGCAGGAGACGGGATCAGGCCTGCTCGAGGTCCAGGTCGGACTCCCCGTGGAGGGGACCTACCCGGATATTGTGAAATTCATTAATGCGGTTGAGCGCGGCAACCATATACTCATAATTGACTCGATCGGGTTGCGATCGGGCCAGGATAACCCCAATCTCGTCCGTTTGGACCTCTCCATACTGACGTATATGAAGACCATTTAG
- a CDS encoding amidohydrolase family protein, whose translation MKRWIGTVLFLGFITVSSNGQPGETAPEKAVAIRCGHLLDVKSGAMLDHQTVLIEGERIAQVGKTQEIRIPAGVRVIDLGEATLLPGLIDTHVHLFLHPGPQDLQTLRETVAKRTIMAVRNAEADLMAGFTSERDLGTEGAEAADVDLRNAIENGEIPGPRLQVSTQAISVEGGHEDFFGYNPAVNMIPNAMMVEGIEGLKRAIRFQIKEGADFVKIYVTGADQIVSPENYRTVPQFTLEEMQAAVNEAARVGKKVAVHATGGEGARVSAEAGVYSIEHGYYLDDRTLLLMKQKGIYLVPTFTVTEWNVAHATTPAAQARGKILLQLRHKHFESALAAGVNIAMGSDVGPFPHGTQAEEFSWMVKYGMTPLAAIQAGTMNAAGLMGWRDQLGSIEAGRLADLVAVADNPLQNIDTLKRTLFVMKGGAVVKNLIPATKQ comes from the coding sequence GTGAAACGGTGGATCGGCACAGTTCTCTTTCTTGGTTTCATTACGGTCTCGTCGAATGGCCAACCCGGGGAAACTGCCCCTGAAAAAGCGGTGGCGATTCGATGCGGCCATTTGCTGGATGTGAAAAGCGGAGCGATGCTGGACCATCAAACCGTCCTCATCGAAGGGGAACGAATCGCCCAGGTAGGGAAAACGCAGGAAATCCGCATCCCGGCGGGAGTCCGGGTGATCGATCTGGGCGAGGCGACCTTGTTGCCCGGACTCATAGACACGCATGTCCATCTTTTCCTGCATCCGGGCCCCCAGGACCTTCAGACCTTGCGGGAGACCGTGGCGAAGCGGACCATCATGGCGGTGAGGAACGCGGAAGCCGATCTGATGGCCGGATTCACAAGTGAGCGCGATCTGGGAACAGAAGGCGCTGAGGCCGCCGATGTCGACCTGCGCAACGCGATCGAGAACGGTGAGATTCCCGGGCCCCGTTTGCAGGTGTCCACGCAGGCCATCTCGGTTGAGGGCGGGCATGAGGATTTCTTTGGATACAACCCCGCGGTGAATATGATCCCCAATGCCATGATGGTCGAGGGGATCGAGGGTCTTAAAAGAGCCATCCGGTTCCAAATCAAGGAGGGGGCCGATTTCGTCAAAATTTATGTCACCGGGGCAGACCAGATTGTCTCTCCCGAGAATTACAGGACGGTTCCCCAGTTCACCTTGGAGGAGATGCAGGCGGCGGTCAACGAGGCGGCCCGCGTCGGGAAAAAGGTGGCGGTCCATGCCACCGGCGGGGAAGGCGCGCGGGTCTCCGCGGAGGCCGGGGTCTATTCCATCGAGCATGGGTACTATCTCGATGACAGGACCTTGTTGTTGATGAAGCAGAAAGGGATTTACCTGGTTCCCACGTTCACCGTGACCGAATGGAATGTGGCCCACGCCACGACTCCGGCTGCCCAGGCGCGAGGGAAGATTTTGCTTCAATTGCGACACAAACATTTCGAGAGCGCGCTCGCCGCAGGTGTGAACATTGCGATGGGCTCCGACGTCGGGCCCTTTCCACACGGCACCCAGGCGGAGGAGTTTTCGTGGATGGTGAAGTACGGGATGACTCCCCTGGCTGCCATCCAGGCCGGGACAATGAACGCGGCCGGGCTCATGGGATGGCGCGACCAACTGGGTTCGATAGAAGCAGGAAGACTGGCGGACCTGGTGGCGGTCGCTGACAATCCCCTCCAGAACATCGACACCTTGAAGCGAACGCTGTTCGTCATGAAAGGCGGAGCGGTCGTTAAGAATCTGATTCCTGCAACAAAACAGTAG
- a CDS encoding HEAT repeat domain-containing protein, with translation MPFRRIRGLVFFCSCLFFVPSLLAQTPAPVSHYKPFDQGAAYQPARTRLFHVEHYKLELSFDQAKHEVRGLDTITLTPFGDEFRTIQLDSTDLTIERVTDTSGTPLKFRVEPDKLFIDLDHPRARGEQVEVGIAYHGTPANGMYFINPDKAYPNLAPEIWTQGESEFNHFWFPCYDYPNDRSTSEVVVTVPDNEVVISNGKLLSVTANETAHTKTFHWKETVPHSSYLTSLVVGPFSKYEAMYKDIPVDYYITPGIDKSTGDRSFGLTPDMVAFFSEITKREYPYEKYAQSAVERYGGGMENISATTQTDQTLHDERAEQDYSSLGLVAHELAHQWFGDLLTCTDWAHIWLNEGFASFFESLYREHHLGYEEYREHLRQFEENFFNEDQRYRRPIVTHYYKDNAHLFDATTYQKGARVLDMLRTVLGDKAFFAGIQNYVSSNQAKNVMTSDFEKAMEDSSGRNLDWFFNEWVYHAGYPELKVTAHWDDTRKIETVHVEQTQTVDSTTLLFRIPVNIEIHTAGGEKTYAVEINEKTQDFYFPLDAVPAMVLFDPGNRILKKIDFEKSTEELIRQAKEAKEGQDRRWAALQLGKVGADPAAVEALRSVLKNDSFSGVRVAAVEALGSMRSPAARETLEIGIEDKDSRVREAVARMLGSFEKDGRTVAILKNILEKDDSYAAEASAAESLAKIKAPDAFETLKKKLDTHPYRTVATGIYAAFNLLEDKNAIPLALEDSAYGKADTLRFAAINTLSHLGQGNKEVHKRLIEITEDPNVFMRARAIRALGALKDAEVLPKLEEIAARAGHGGRFGEAGVADAANEAMEQIRAGINARVDPAKLQAEIEELKRSNQKLERQVEELQKRAR, from the coding sequence GTGCCTTTCAGACGCATTCGTGGACTTGTGTTCTTCTGCTCCTGCCTTTTTTTTGTCCCTTCGCTCCTCGCGCAGACTCCCGCTCCGGTATCGCATTACAAACCCTTTGATCAGGGGGCGGCGTACCAACCGGCGCGAACGAGGTTATTTCATGTCGAGCATTACAAACTGGAACTCTCTTTTGACCAGGCGAAACATGAAGTCCGGGGATTGGACACCATCACGCTCACCCCTTTTGGCGATGAGTTTCGCACCATCCAGCTCGACAGCACAGACCTGACGATCGAGCGCGTGACCGATACCAGCGGGACGCCACTCAAGTTCCGTGTTGAGCCGGACAAGCTCTTCATCGATCTCGATCATCCGAGGGCGAGAGGAGAGCAGGTGGAGGTGGGGATCGCCTACCATGGGACGCCAGCCAACGGAATGTATTTCATCAATCCTGACAAGGCCTATCCCAACCTGGCGCCGGAGATTTGGACACAAGGGGAATCGGAATTCAATCACTTCTGGTTCCCTTGCTACGACTATCCTAACGATCGATCCACGAGCGAAGTCGTCGTGACCGTGCCGGACAATGAGGTGGTCATCTCCAACGGAAAGCTGCTTTCGGTCACCGCCAACGAGACCGCTCACACCAAGACGTTCCACTGGAAAGAAACAGTTCCCCACAGCTCCTATCTGACCTCGCTGGTGGTAGGTCCCTTCTCAAAATATGAGGCGATGTACAAAGACATCCCCGTGGATTACTACATCACCCCGGGGATCGACAAGTCTACCGGGGACCGCTCCTTTGGCTTGACCCCCGACATGGTGGCCTTCTTTTCTGAGATTACGAAACGCGAGTACCCCTATGAGAAGTACGCTCAGTCCGCCGTGGAGCGGTATGGCGGAGGGATGGAGAACATCTCCGCGACGACCCAGACGGATCAGACGCTGCATGACGAGCGAGCCGAGCAGGATTATTCGAGCCTCGGCCTGGTGGCCCACGAATTGGCGCACCAGTGGTTTGGTGACCTGCTGACCTGCACCGATTGGGCCCACATCTGGTTGAACGAAGGCTTTGCCTCTTTCTTTGAATCGCTGTATCGGGAGCACCATCTGGGATACGAAGAATACCGCGAACATCTGCGGCAATTTGAAGAGAACTTCTTCAATGAGGACCAGCGCTACCGGCGGCCGATCGTGACTCACTACTACAAAGATAACGCTCATCTTTTCGATGCCACGACTTATCAGAAAGGCGCGCGCGTCCTCGATATGCTGCGGACCGTCCTGGGGGACAAGGCCTTCTTTGCAGGGATTCAAAACTACGTCTCCTCAAATCAGGCGAAGAACGTGATGACGTCCGATTTCGAAAAGGCGATGGAAGACTCCAGCGGACGCAACCTGGACTGGTTCTTCAATGAATGGGTGTATCACGCCGGGTATCCGGAATTGAAGGTGACGGCCCATTGGGACGACACCCGAAAGATCGAGACCGTACACGTCGAGCAGACGCAGACCGTTGACTCGACCACCCTGTTGTTCCGCATCCCGGTGAACATTGAGATCCATACCGCCGGCGGGGAGAAAACTTACGCTGTTGAGATCAACGAAAAAACACAAGACTTCTATTTTCCGCTCGATGCCGTTCCGGCCATGGTGCTGTTTGATCCCGGAAATCGTATTCTCAAAAAGATTGACTTCGAGAAATCAACGGAGGAACTGATCCGCCAGGCGAAGGAAGCCAAAGAAGGGCAGGATCGCCGCTGGGCTGCCCTGCAACTCGGCAAGGTGGGCGCCGATCCCGCTGCGGTGGAGGCCTTGAGATCCGTGTTGAAGAACGACTCTTTCTCCGGGGTGCGCGTGGCCGCGGTTGAGGCGTTGGGATCGATGCGATCACCTGCCGCGCGGGAGACGTTGGAGATCGGAATCGAAGACAAGGACTCGCGTGTCCGGGAAGCCGTGGCGCGGATGCTGGGGAGCTTTGAGAAGGATGGTCGCACTGTGGCGATCCTGAAAAACATTCTTGAAAAGGACGACAGTTATGCGGCAGAGGCCAGCGCCGCCGAGTCGCTCGCAAAAATCAAGGCTCCGGATGCCTTTGAGACACTGAAGAAGAAGTTGGACACACATCCTTATCGAACGGTGGCCACCGGCATCTATGCAGCGTTCAATCTCCTGGAGGATAAGAACGCCATCCCGCTCGCCCTGGAGGACTCGGCTTATGGGAAGGCCGACACACTGCGCTTTGCTGCCATCAACACCCTGAGTCATCTGGGCCAAGGGAACAAGGAAGTGCACAAGAGGCTCATCGAAATTACGGAAGACCCCAACGTCTTTATGCGTGCCCGGGCCATCCGGGCGCTCGGAGCGTTGAAAGATGCCGAGGTCTTGCCGAAACTGGAGGAGATTGCCGCCCGCGCAGGACATGGAGGAAGGTTTGGGGAGGCTGGCGTGGCCGATGCTGCCAATGAAGCAATGGAACAGATAAGGGCGGGAATAAATGCCAGGGTGGACCCGGCGAAATTACAGGCTGAGATCGAAGAGCTGAAGCGCTCCAACCAGAAACTCGAGCGACAGGTCGAGGAGCTCCAGAAGCGTGCGAGGTAG
- a CDS encoding hypoxanthine phosphoribosyltransferase → MENEIQVIYTAEQIAERVREMGRMITRDYSGKELVCVGTVEDSFVFMADLVRAIQQPVTCLFIKAITEEGVEEMVGYKKIFYTSVTNLANRHVLLVVGALDTGITADFLSRNILLQGPASLKIVALIDKPELRRSPAVAAYAAFTVHDQFVVGYGLGTDERYRNFPSLAMLRGRSASAPDMVLALRGEGDG, encoded by the coding sequence GTGGAGAATGAAATTCAAGTCATTTATACTGCAGAGCAGATCGCCGAGCGTGTTCGCGAAATGGGCCGCATGATCACCCGCGACTATTCCGGGAAAGAGCTTGTGTGTGTCGGGACGGTGGAGGATTCGTTCGTTTTCATGGCGGACCTTGTTCGGGCCATCCAGCAGCCAGTCACGTGCCTCTTCATTAAGGCGATTACGGAAGAGGGGGTTGAGGAGATGGTGGGATACAAGAAGATCTTTTACACTTCAGTGACCAATCTGGCCAACCGCCACGTGTTGCTGGTCGTGGGGGCGCTGGACACGGGAATCACCGCCGATTTCCTCTCCAGAAATATCTTGCTGCAAGGGCCTGCTTCGCTTAAAATCGTAGCGTTGATCGATAAGCCCGAATTGCGCCGGTCCCCCGCCGTGGCAGCATATGCCGCGTTTACCGTCCATGACCAGTTTGTGGTGGGGTACGGGCTGGGCACCGATGAACGTTATCGAAACTTCCCATCCCTGGCCATGCTGCGAGGACGGTCAGCCTCGGCGCCCGACATGGTGCTGGCGTTGCGGGGCGAAGGGGATGGATAG
- a CDS encoding S46 family peptidase gives MIQRKGLIVFLFLLCAGWLIAPGFLAADEGMWPFNLVPKAELKARYGFEPTEAWLAHVRLSSVRFNNGGSGSFVSGDGMVMTNHHVGADCMQKLSNEKNDYYRNGFWAKQRSDEAKCPDLELNVLESIEDVTTRVNAAVKPEMNPGDANTARRGAMADIEKECTTRTGLRCDVITLYQGGQYHLYRYKKYTDVRLVFAPEFGIAFFGGDPDNFTYPRYDLDLCLFRVYENDKAAAIKDYFKWSANGSADNEVIFVSGNPGSTSRLNTLAHLEYLRDVGFPFALNLLEWDRSALLKFSEQGPEQTRIAKEDIFGIENSLKAIREEEVALRDPELMGKKANEEKQLRAKVDVDPKMKGEFGGAWSAIAKSRQELATFAKPYSFLEGGSALDSDLFQFARVLVRLAAEKQKPNPERLREYRESNLASLQFQLFSSAPLYDDFEKHKLSSSLTFFQDQLGKDNPLVKDVLGGKSPGQLADELVSGTKLKDVEVRKKLAEGGEKAIQDSTDPMIVFAKRIDPEARKLRKRYEDSVQGVERQNYALISKAIFALKGTSIYPDATFTLRLSFGTVKGYMEKGTKIPYFTTFADAYEHAAMHENKPPYDLPKSWLEKKSAVQLSAPLNTVNTADIIGGNSGSPVINRKAEIVGLIFDGNIQSLALDFVYSDKQARAVAVTSQGIIEALRKIYGAGAIADEIEGIKK, from the coding sequence ATGATTCAACGCAAAGGCTTGATTGTCTTTCTTTTTCTGTTGTGCGCCGGCTGGCTGATCGCGCCCGGATTTTTGGCGGCCGACGAGGGCATGTGGCCGTTCAACCTTGTGCCCAAGGCTGAATTGAAGGCCAGGTATGGCTTTGAACCCACCGAAGCCTGGCTCGCCCACGTGCGTCTCTCTTCGGTTCGGTTTAACAATGGGGGATCGGGATCGTTTGTTTCAGGCGATGGAATGGTGATGACGAACCACCATGTCGGCGCCGACTGCATGCAGAAGCTATCCAACGAAAAGAACGATTACTACCGCAACGGGTTTTGGGCGAAGCAGCGTTCCGACGAAGCCAAGTGTCCCGATCTTGAACTGAACGTTCTGGAAAGCATCGAAGACGTCACGACGCGGGTGAATGCCGCCGTGAAGCCCGAAATGAATCCAGGGGACGCCAACACCGCCCGACGTGGCGCGATGGCCGACATTGAGAAGGAGTGCACCACCCGGACCGGACTGCGCTGCGATGTGATTACACTGTACCAGGGCGGCCAGTACCACCTCTACCGGTACAAAAAGTACACCGATGTCCGGCTGGTGTTCGCGCCCGAGTTCGGCATTGCGTTCTTCGGCGGGGACCCCGACAATTTTACTTATCCCCGCTACGACCTTGATCTCTGTCTTTTCCGTGTTTATGAGAACGATAAGGCCGCTGCCATTAAGGACTATTTCAAATGGAGCGCGAACGGGTCTGCGGATAATGAAGTGATCTTCGTCTCTGGCAACCCCGGCTCCACCAGCCGTCTCAACACCCTGGCGCATCTGGAATATCTGCGGGATGTCGGATTTCCTTTCGCCCTGAATTTACTGGAGTGGGACCGCAGTGCCTTGCTTAAGTTCAGCGAACAGGGACCGGAACAGACCCGCATTGCAAAAGAAGACATTTTCGGGATTGAAAACAGCCTGAAGGCGATTCGTGAGGAAGAGGTGGCTCTGCGCGATCCTGAACTGATGGGCAAGAAGGCGAACGAGGAGAAGCAACTGCGGGCCAAGGTCGATGTCGATCCGAAAATGAAGGGTGAGTTTGGAGGCGCCTGGAGTGCGATCGCGAAATCCCGCCAGGAGCTGGCGACCTTCGCCAAACCCTATTCCTTCCTGGAAGGCGGATCGGCCCTGGACTCTGATTTGTTCCAGTTCGCCCGGGTGCTGGTGCGTCTTGCCGCCGAGAAGCAAAAACCGAATCCGGAGCGGCTCCGGGAATACCGGGAATCCAATCTTGCCTCGCTCCAGTTCCAGTTGTTCTCGTCGGCGCCCCTCTACGACGATTTTGAAAAGCACAAGCTCTCCTCCTCTTTGACTTTCTTTCAGGATCAACTGGGCAAAGACAACCCTCTGGTCAAGGACGTCCTGGGCGGCAAGAGCCCCGGCCAGCTGGCCGATGAGCTGGTTTCGGGCACAAAACTGAAGGATGTTGAGGTCCGCAAGAAGCTGGCCGAAGGTGGGGAAAAGGCGATCCAGGACTCCACCGACCCCATGATCGTATTTGCGAAAAGGATCGATCCCGAGGCACGCAAACTCCGAAAGCGCTATGAGGACAGCGTCCAGGGAGTGGAACGCCAGAATTACGCCCTCATCTCCAAGGCGATCTTCGCGCTGAAGGGCACTTCGATTTACCCGGATGCGACGTTTACGCTTCGCCTCTCCTTTGGGACCGTGAAGGGTTACATGGAGAAGGGCACAAAGATCCCCTACTTCACCACCTTTGCGGATGCCTACGAACATGCCGCCATGCACGAGAACAAACCTCCGTATGATCTGCCCAAGAGTTGGCTGGAAAAGAAATCCGCGGTCCAGCTTTCCGCACCTCTCAACACCGTCAATACGGCCGATATCATCGGCGGCAACTCGGGGAGTCCGGTCATTAACCGGAAGGCTGAAATCGTCGGTTTGATCTTTGACGGGAACATTCAGTCGCTGGCCCTCGATTTTGTTTACAGCGACAAGCAGGCGCGCGCCGTCGCGGTCACCTCGCAGGGTATCATCGAAGCGCTTCGAAAGATCTATGGTGCCGGGGCGATTGCCGACGAAATCGAAGGCATAAAGAAGTAA
- the tilS gene encoding tRNA lysidine(34) synthetase TilS — MGSIHEKILRTITSHRMFAGGERVAVAVSGGPDSVALLVLLCQLATRFSLTLLVAHYNHQLRGEESDGDEQFVLQLSEKLGLKCIVGSENVHQLAVTSHRNEEAVARECRYQFLKGLSRSEQVEKVALGHTANDQAETFLMRLFRGAGMRGLGSIHPMREGYFVRPLLEITREEVEDFLEEGHLAWRQDSTNRDLRRTRNRIRHELLPLLAENYNSAIVQRLAHTAAQCREEESFLAGIAQDWFEQFHLRVERSEGFGDSVALPTPPLTQLGSPIRRRVIRLAVEAVKGNLLGIDEDHVASIQRLIDVGQSGDLLDLPSGIRVERVFERLHFFSEDPAGRPEYEVVLPVPGSVQIPYRGLVWTSRLIDRAMWRAEEHKEFACGTGNRAGEDGQLPTTACFDYSKISLCLNPAGSGKLIVRNLQPGDRYQPRGSGHVVKVHDLLSACQIAARERTRWPLLIAGDDVVWARGCAESECVAVADSSRQILMITEEHQRGE, encoded by the coding sequence ATGGGCTCCATTCACGAAAAAATCCTACGGACGATTACCTCCCACCGGATGTTCGCCGGAGGGGAGCGGGTGGCGGTCGCCGTGTCGGGCGGGCCGGATTCCGTCGCCTTGTTGGTCCTTTTATGCCAACTCGCAACGAGATTCTCCTTGACCCTGCTTGTGGCTCACTACAATCATCAACTCCGCGGCGAAGAATCGGACGGGGATGAACAGTTCGTCCTCCAACTCTCCGAGAAGCTGGGCCTGAAGTGCATTGTGGGATCTGAAAACGTGCATCAGTTGGCCGTGACCAGCCACAGGAACGAGGAGGCAGTTGCCCGGGAGTGTCGCTACCAATTTCTGAAAGGTCTTTCCCGTTCTGAACAGGTCGAAAAGGTCGCTCTTGGGCACACGGCAAATGATCAAGCGGAGACTTTCCTGATGCGCTTGTTTCGCGGCGCAGGGATGCGAGGTCTCGGATCCATTCATCCCATGAGGGAGGGGTATTTTGTCCGGCCGCTGCTGGAGATCACCCGTGAAGAGGTTGAAGACTTTCTTGAGGAGGGTCATCTCGCGTGGCGTCAGGATTCCACCAACCGGGATCTGCGACGGACCCGAAATCGCATTCGCCATGAGCTTTTGCCCCTGCTGGCTGAAAATTACAATTCCGCGATTGTGCAAAGACTGGCACATACCGCCGCCCAATGTCGTGAAGAAGAAAGTTTCCTGGCTGGGATCGCCCAGGACTGGTTTGAACAGTTTCATTTGCGGGTAGAACGGAGCGAGGGTTTCGGGGACAGCGTCGCTTTACCCACACCTCCCCTCACACAGCTCGGTTCCCCGATCCGGAGGCGTGTCATCCGGCTGGCCGTGGAGGCCGTCAAGGGGAACTTGTTGGGGATTGATGAGGACCATGTGGCCTCCATTCAAAGACTCATTGACGTAGGGCAAAGCGGAGATTTGCTGGACCTTCCCTCCGGAATCCGGGTGGAGCGCGTCTTTGAAAGACTGCATTTCTTTTCCGAAGACCCGGCCGGGCGCCCGGAGTACGAAGTGGTGTTGCCCGTCCCGGGTTCGGTGCAAATCCCTTACCGGGGGTTGGTTTGGACGAGTCGCTTGATAGATCGCGCCATGTGGCGAGCTGAAGAACACAAGGAATTTGCCTGCGGGACCGGCAACCGCGCAGGGGAAGACGGCCAACTTCCAACGACGGCCTGTTTTGATTATTCCAAGATTTCCTTGTGTTTGAATCCGGCCGGGTCTGGTAAACTCATCGTGAGGAACCTGCAACCGGGGGATCGTTATCAACCCCGTGGAAGCGGTCACGTGGTCAAGGTTCATGATTTGCTGTCCGCATGTCAGATTGCCGCAAGAGAGCGGACGAGATGGCCCCTCCTCATCGCGGGAGACGACGTTGTTTGGGCGCGCGGATGTGCAGAGTCGGAGTGTGTGGCAGTCGCTGACTCGAGCCGCCAAATTCTCATGATTACTGAGGAGCACCAACGTGGAGAATGA